The genomic window GAGCGGCGCCGAAGCGGGCGTCGACGAGAAGCAGGAGAAGTAGCCGTGGCTGTTCCGAAGCGGAAGATGTCGCGCAGCAACACGCGCCACCGCCGGTCGCAGTGGAAGGCTGCGGTCCCCACCCTGGTTTCGTGTGAGCGTTGCCAGGAGCCGAAGCAGCAGCACATCGCGTGCCCGAGCTGCGGCACCTACAACAAGCGCCAGGTCCTCGAGGTCTGAGCGGCTGGTGAGAGGCTCCATGTCTGACGCCGGCAACAGCGACAAGCAGGCAGAGACCGTAAGCGCAGCCTCGTCCCACACGCTTCTGGAAGGGCGGCTCGGGTATCAGCTCGAGTCCGCCCTTCTGGTGCGTGCGCTGACCCACCGTTCGTACGCGTACGAGAACGGCGGCCTGCCCACCAACGAGCGGCTGGAGTTCCTCGGGGACTCCGTGCTCGGACTGGTGGTCACGGACACGCTCTACCGCACCCACCCCGACCTGCCCGAGGGCCAGCTGGCCAAGCTGCGGGCCGCGGTGGTCAACTCGCGTGCGCTGGCGGAGGTCGGCCGCGGCCTCGACCTGGGCTCCTTCATCCGGCTCGGCCGCGGTGAAGAGGGCACGGGCGGGCGGGACAAGGCATCCATCCTCGCCGACACCCTTGAAGCGGTGATCGGCGCGGTCTATCTCGACCAGGGCCTCGACGCGGCGTCCGAGCTGGTGCACCGGCTCTTCGACCCGCTGATCGAGAAGTCCTCGAACCTCGGTGCCGGCCTGGACTGGAAGACCAGCCTCCAGGAGCTCACCGCGGCCGAGGGGCTCGGTGTCCCCGAGTACCTGGTCACCGAGACGGGACCGGATCACGAGAAGACCTTCACTGCTGCCGCCCGCGTCGGTGGTGTCTCGTACGGCACCGGCACCGGCCGCAGCAAGAAGGAAGCGGAACAGCAGGCGGCGGAGTCCGCGTGGCGCGCCATCCGAGCCGCCGCGGACGAGCGCGCGGCGGCGGCGAAGTCCGCCACCGCCGAGGACGAAGGGGCCGCCGACACTCCTTCGCCTCAGACGACCCCCTGATCGGCCCGCTTCCGGCCCCCGCCACGCCTCGCGCGGCGGGGGCTTTCCCGTGCTGCGGGGACAAGGCCCGCCGCAGGTGCGGCCCGCCGTGCGAGGTACGCTGCGGGCGTCGTACCGTACGCCCTCCGGAGGAGCCCCGTGCCCGAGTTGCCCGAGGTCGAAGTCGTCCGGCGCGGGCTCGCGACCTGGGTCACCGGCCGAGTCGTCGCGGACGTGGCGGTCCTCCACCCCCGCGCCGTCCGGCGCCACATCGGTGGCGGCGAGGACTTCGCCGCACGCCTCAAGGGCCACCGGCTCGCCGCCGCGAGGCGCCGCGGCAAGTACCTCTGGCTGCCGCTCGCGGACGGCGACGCCGCGATCCTCGGCCACCTCGGCATGAGCGGGCAGTTGCTCGTCCAGCCGGAGGCCGCCGCGGACGAGAAGCACCTGCGCATCCGGATCCGGTTCGAGGACGACCTCGGCACCGAGCTCCGCTTCGTCGACCAGCGCACCTTCGGCGGTCTCTCGCTGCACGACACCACCCCCGACGGTCTCCCCGACGCCATCGCGCACATCGCGCGGGACCCGCTCGACCCGGAGTTCGACGACACCGCGTTCGCCACCGCCCTGCGGCTGCGCCGTACGACCGTCAAGCGCGCCCTGCTCGACCAGTCACTGATCAGCGGCGTCGGGAACATCTACGCCGACGAGGCCCTGTGGCGCGCCAAGCTGCACTACGACCGGCCGACCACCGGACTGACCCGCCCCCGGGCCGCCGAGCTGCTCGGGCACGTGCGGGACGTGATGAACTCCGCCCTCGCCGCAGGCGGCACCAGCTTCGACAGCCTCTACGTGAATGTGAACGGCGAGTCCGGGTACTTCGACCGCTCGCTGGACGCGTACGGCCGTGAGGGCGAGCCCTGCCGCCGCTGCGGCACCGCGATGCGCCGCCGCCCGTGGATGAACCGGTCCAGCTACTTCTGCCCGCGCTGCCAGCGCCCGGCCAGGCCGAAGGGCCTGTAAGCCCGAGGCCCTGCAAGCCTCGGGCCCTGTCCTGTGAGCCTCAGAAGCCGAAGTCCTGGGTCCACCAGGGACCGCCGTCCGCGAGGTACACGCCCACACCGAGCGTCCGGTACTCGCAGTTGACGATGTTCGCGCGGTGGCCGTCGCTGTTCATCCAGGACCGCATCACCGTCTCGGCGTCGGCCTGGCCACGGGCGATGTTCTCGGCGCCGAGCCCGCCG from Streptomyces formicae includes these protein-coding regions:
- the rpmF gene encoding 50S ribosomal protein L32, producing the protein MAVPKRKMSRSNTRHRRSQWKAAVPTLVSCERCQEPKQQHIACPSCGTYNKRQVLEV
- the rnc gene encoding ribonuclease III, yielding MSDAGNSDKQAETVSAASSHTLLEGRLGYQLESALLVRALTHRSYAYENGGLPTNERLEFLGDSVLGLVVTDTLYRTHPDLPEGQLAKLRAAVVNSRALAEVGRGLDLGSFIRLGRGEEGTGGRDKASILADTLEAVIGAVYLDQGLDAASELVHRLFDPLIEKSSNLGAGLDWKTSLQELTAAEGLGVPEYLVTETGPDHEKTFTAAARVGGVSYGTGTGRSKKEAEQQAAESAWRAIRAAADERAAAAKSATAEDEGAADTPSPQTTP
- the mutM gene encoding bifunctional DNA-formamidopyrimidine glycosylase/DNA-(apurinic or apyrimidinic site) lyase, which encodes MPELPEVEVVRRGLATWVTGRVVADVAVLHPRAVRRHIGGGEDFAARLKGHRLAAARRRGKYLWLPLADGDAAILGHLGMSGQLLVQPEAAADEKHLRIRIRFEDDLGTELRFVDQRTFGGLSLHDTTPDGLPDAIAHIARDPLDPEFDDTAFATALRLRRTTVKRALLDQSLISGVGNIYADEALWRAKLHYDRPTTGLTRPRAAELLGHVRDVMNSALAAGGTSFDSLYVNVNGESGYFDRSLDAYGREGEPCRRCGTAMRRRPWMNRSSYFCPRCQRPARPKGL